One window from the genome of Helicobacter pylori encodes:
- a CDS encoding type II toxin-antitoxin system YafQ family toxin, with translation MLKIRHHIFFKKDFKKLVKNGFDDSVLNEVILRKKEPLDPRFQDHALKGKWKPFRECHIKADILLVYLVEDDELILLRLGSHSELF, from the coding sequence ATGCTGAAAATTAGGCATCATATCTTTTTCAAAAAAGACTTTAAAAAACTTGTTAAAAACGGGTTTGATGATAGCGTTTTGAATGAAGTCATTCTAAGAAAGAAAGAACCGCTAGATCCACGATTTCAAGATCATGCCTTAAAGGGAAAGTGGAAGCCTTTTAGGGAATGCCACATCAAAGCTGATATTTTGCTTGTGTATTTAGTGGAAGATGATGAGCTGATTTTGTTAAGGTTAGGCAGTCATAGCGAGCTGTTTTAA
- the babA gene encoding Hop family adhesin BabA: MKKHILSLALGSLLVSTLSAEDDGFYMSAGYQIGEAAQMVSNTKGIQQLSDNYENLNNLLTRYSTLTNLIRLSSDPSAINAARENLGASAKNLIGDTKNSPAYQAVLLAINAAVGFWNVLGYATQCGGNGDQKSTSSTTIFNNEPGYRSTSITCSLNGYSPGYYGPMSIDNMKKLNEAYQILQTALKQGLPALKENNGKVDVKYTYTCSGGGNNNCDPSLFGIADSDRNGGSATKTQTIDGKSVTTTISSKVVDSNAVGNTSGVSYTEITNTLSGVPDNAQALLAQASTLINTINDACPWFRVTNKDGGPQMNPTSGGLCTFKEEISAIQKMITDAQDLVAQSKIVSENAQNQSNLDTAKTFNPFTDASFAQGMLANASAQAKMLDLSHQVGQTINPDNLSGTFRNFVTGFLATCNNPSTAGTGGTQGSAPGTVTTQTFASGCAYVQETITNLNNSIAHFGTQEQQIQQAENIAETLVHFKSRYSELGNTYNSITTALSKVPNAQSLQNVVSKKNNPYSPQGIETNYYLNQNTYNQVQTINQELGRNPFRKVGIVSSQTNNGAMNGIGIQVGYKQFFGQKRKWGARYYGFFDYNHAFIKSSFFNSASDVWTYGFGADALYNFINDKATNFLGKNNKLSVGLFGGIALAGTSWLNSEYVNLATVNNVYNAKINTANFQFLFNMGVRMNLARSKKKGSDHAAQHGIELGVKIPTINTNYYSFMGAELKYRRLYSVYLNYVFAY, encoded by the coding sequence ATGAAAAAACACATCCTTTCATTAGCTTTAGGCTCGCTTTTAGTTTCCACTTTGAGCGCTGAAGACGACGGCTTTTACATGAGCGCGGGCTATCAAATCGGTGAAGCCGCTCAAATGGTAAGCAACACCAAAGGCATCCAACAGCTTTCAGACAATTATGAAAACTTGAACAACCTTTTAACCAGATACAGCACCTTAACCAACCTTATCCGATTGTCCTCTGATCCGAGTGCGATCAATGCGGCGCGTGAAAATCTGGGCGCGAGCGCGAAGAACTTGATCGGCGATACCAAAAATTCCCCGGCCTATCAAGCCGTGCTTTTAGCGATCAATGCGGCGGTGGGGTTTTGGAATGTTCTAGGCTATGCCACGCAATGCGGGGGTAATGGTGATCAAAAAAGCACTTCTTCAACCACCATCTTCAACAACGAGCCAGGGTATCGATCCACTTCCATCACCTGTTCTTTGAACGGATATTCGCCTGGATACTACGGCCCTATGAGTATTGATAACATGAAAAAGCTTAACGAAGCCTATCAAATCCTCCAAACGGCGTTAAAACAAGGCTTACCCGCACTCAAAGAAAACAACGGGAAGGTTGATGTAAAATATACCTACACATGCTCAGGGGGAGGGAATAATAACTGCGATCCGTCACTATTTGGTATAGCAGACAGCGATAGAAATGGCGGAAGCGCAACTAAAACCCAAACCATAGACGGCAAAAGCGTAACCACCACGATCAGTTCAAAAGTCGTTGATAGTAATGCAGTAGGTAATACATCAGGGGTGTCCTACACCGAAATCACTAATACATTAAGCGGAGTGCCTGATAACGCTCAAGCGCTCTTAGCGCAAGCGAGCACGCTCATCAACACCATCAACGACGCATGCCCATGGTTTCGAGTAACTAATAAAGATGGTGGCCCACAGATGAACCCGACTTCAGGGGGTTTGTGCACTTTTAAAGAAGAAATCAGCGCGATCCAAAAGATGATCACAGACGCGCAAGATCTTGTCGCGCAAAGCAAAATCGTTAGTGAAAACGCGCAAAATCAGAGCAACCTAGACACTGCAAAAACATTCAACCCTTTCACAGACGCTAGCTTTGCGCAAGGCATGCTCGCTAACGCTAGCGCGCAAGCCAAAATGCTTGATTTATCCCATCAAGTGGGGCAAACCATTAACCCTGACAATCTTAGCGGGACTTTTCGAAATTTTGTTACAGGCTTTTTAGCCACATGCAACAACCCCTCAACAGCTGGCACTGGTGGCACACAAGGTTCAGCTCCTGGCACAGTGACCACTCAAACTTTCGCTTCCGGTTGCGCGTATGTGCAAGAAACCATAACGAATTTAAACAACAGCATCGCTCATTTTGGCACTCAAGAACAGCAGATACAGCAAGCAGAAAACATCGCTGAAACTCTAGTGCATTTCAAATCTAGATACAGCGAATTGGGCAACACCTATAACAGCATCACCACCGCGCTCTCCAAAGTCCCTAACGCTCAATCTTTGCAAAATGTGGTGAGCAAAAAGAATAACCCCTATAGCCCGCAAGGCATAGAAACCAATTATTACTTGAATCAAAACACTTATAACCAAGTCCAAACCATCAACCAAGAACTAGGGCGAAACCCCTTTAGGAAAGTGGGTATTGTTAGTTCTCAAACCAATAATGGTGCGATGAATGGGATCGGTATTCAAGTGGGCTACAAACAATTTTTTGGTCAAAAAAGAAAGTGGGGCGCTAGGTATTACGGCTTTTTTGACTACAACCATGCGTTCATCAAATCCAGCTTTTTCAACTCGGCTTCTGATGTATGGACTTATGGTTTTGGAGCGGACGCTCTTTATAACTTCATCAACGATAAAGCCACCAATTTCTTAGGCAAAAACAACAAGCTTTCTGTGGGGCTTTTTGGTGGGATTGCGTTAGCGGGCACTTCATGGCTTAATTCTGAATACGTGAATTTAGCCACCGTGAATAATGTCTATAACGCTAAGATCAACACCGCTAATTTCCAATTCTTATTCAACATGGGAGTGAGGATGAATTTAGCCAGGTCTAAGAAAAAAGGCAGCGATCATGCGGCTCAGCATGGCATTGAACTAGGCGTGAAAATCCCCACCATCAACACGAACTACTACTCCTTTATGGGGGCTGAACTCAAATACAGAAGGCTCTATAGCGTGTATTTGAACTATGTGTTCGCTTATTAA
- the hypD gene encoding hydrogenase formation protein HypD yields the protein MSVDHLISPFRDKRIILALSNAIKKLASKLEKKLVIMEVCGGHTHSLMKYGLLDLMPKNLEFVHGPGCPVCVMPRARLDEAYELAAIKDSIILSLGDMMKVPGSYGSLIQAREKGLDARFLYSPMQALEIAKENPHKKVIYIAIGFETTTPMSASVLLSAKKEKIHNLFFHINHILVPPSVSAILKDPACQINALLAPSHVSVISGAQIYAPLIDRFKLPIVVSGFEPVDILESVLMLIKQALKKEAKLEIQYKRAVSYEGNVKAQELVNACMEVRENFEWRGLGNIKRSALKLKDTFASYDAEKVFKEHLSHKTSKENKACKCGEILKGIAKPLDCPLFAKTCTPQNPIGSCMVSSEGACAAYYRYKRV from the coding sequence ATGAGCGTTGATCATCTCATTTCGCCCTTTAGAGACAAGCGAATTATTTTAGCACTCTCTAATGCAATCAAAAAACTCGCTTCCAAACTTGAAAAAAAATTAGTCATCATGGAAGTGTGCGGAGGGCATACGCATTCTCTCATGAAATACGGGCTTTTAGATTTGATGCCTAAAAATTTAGAGTTTGTGCATGGGCCGGGCTGCCCGGTGTGCGTGATGCCAAGAGCGCGCCTTGATGAAGCTTATGAACTCGCTGCAATTAAAGACAGCATCATCTTAAGCTTAGGGGATATGATGAAAGTCCCAGGGAGCTATGGGAGCTTGATACAAGCCAGAGAAAAGGGGCTAGATGCGCGCTTTTTGTATTCGCCCATGCAAGCTTTAGAAATCGCTAAAGAAAACCCGCATAAGAAAGTCATTTATATTGCGATCGGTTTTGAAACCACAACGCCCATGAGCGCTAGCGTTTTATTGAGTGCCAAAAAAGAAAAAATCCACAACCTTTTTTTCCACATCAACCACATTTTAGTGCCTCCTAGCGTGAGCGCGATTTTAAAAGATCCAGCATGCCAGATCAACGCCCTTTTAGCCCCTAGCCATGTGAGCGTGATAAGCGGCGCTCAAATCTATGCTCCATTAATTGATCGCTTCAAACTCCCTATTGTTGTGAGCGGTTTTGAGCCGGTGGATATATTAGAAAGCGTGCTGATGCTCATCAAACAAGCCTTAAAAAAAGAAGCCAAGCTAGAAATCCAGTATAAAAGAGCGGTTAGCTATGAGGGGAATGTGAAAGCGCAAGAGTTAGTCAATGCATGCATGGAAGTTAGGGAAAATTTTGAATGGAGAGGTTTGGGGAATATCAAACGCTCCGCTCTAAAACTCAAAGACACCTTCGCTTCTTATGACGCTGAAAAAGTCTTTAAAGAACACTTAAGCCACAAAACCTCCAAAGAAAACAAGGCATGCAAGTGTGGGGAGATTTTAAAAGGCATCGCTAAACCCCTAGACTGCCCGCTATTTGCTAAAACTTGCACCCCACAAAACCCGATCGGCAGTTGCATGGTCAGCTCTGAGGGGGCGTGCGCGGCGTATTATCGTTACAAGCGCGTTTGA
- a CDS encoding HypC/HybG/HupF family hydrogenase formation chaperone, protein MCLAIPSKVIAINDNVAILETLGVQREASLDLMGESVKVGDYVLLHIGYVMSKIDEKEALESIALYQEMIAKMNETQ, encoded by the coding sequence TCATAGCCATTAACGATAATGTGGCTATTTTGGAGACTTTGGGCGTTCAAAGAGAGGCGAGCTTGGATTTAATGGGCGAGTCCGTTAAAGTGGGCGATTACGTGTTGTTGCACATCGGCTATGTGATGAGCAAGATTGATGAAAAAGAAGCCCTAGAATCCATTGCGCTTTATCAAGAAATGATCGCCAAAATGAACGAAACGCAATAA